Proteins encoded within one genomic window of Brassica rapa cultivar Chiifu-401-42 chromosome A09, CAAS_Brap_v3.01, whole genome shotgun sequence:
- the LOC103837523 gene encoding bifunctional riboflavin biosynthesis protein RIBA 1, chloroplastic: MSSINLTSSSPSTISLSRSRLSQTSTTTTLLHRITLPSSSFSIKATSKVKASVISREDDLLSSYNTNGSLVDQDSSSPAPPNGFVAEDDDYELDLPTPGFSSIPEAIEDIRQGKLVVVVDDEDRENEGDLVMAAQLATPEAMAFIVKHGTGIVCVSMKDDDLQRLNLPLMVNQKENEEKLCTAFTVTVDAKHGTTTGVSARDRATTILSLASRDSKPEDFIRPGHIFPLKYREGGVLRRAGHTEASLDLTVLAGLEPVGVLCEIVDDDGSMARLPKLREFAAENNLKIVSIADLIRYRRKRDKLVERSSAARIPTMWGPFTAYCYKSILDGIEHIAMVKGEIGDGQDILVRVHSECLTGDIFGSARCDCGNQLALAMQQIESAGRGVLVYLRGHEGRGIGLGHKLRAYNLQDAGRDTVEANEELGLPVDSREYGIGAQVLRDLGVRTMKLMTNNPAKYVGLKGYGLAIVGRVPLLSLITKENKRYLETKRAKMGHMYGLKFSGDDVVEKIDDSATTES; the protein is encoded by the exons ATGTCTTCGATCAATCTAACGTCTTCCTCTCCTTCCACCATATCTCTCTCCCGCTCAAG ACTTAGCCAAACCTCTACTACTACTACATTGCTCCACCGTATCACTCTCCCATCATCATCCTTCTCAATTAAAGCCACTTCAAAAGTCAAAGCTTCAGTGATCTCTAGAGAAGATGATCTCCTCTCTTCTTACAACACCAATGGTTCTCTCGTTGACCAAGACTCCTCATCCCCTGCACCACCCAATGGCTTCGTAGCTGAAGACGATGACTACGAGCTGGATCTACCCACACCTGGCTTCTCTTCAATCCCTGAAGCCATCGAAGACATACGCCAAGGAAAG CTTGTGGTGGTTGTTGATGATGAAGACAGAGAAAACGAAGGAGACTTGGTAATGGCTGCTCAGTTAGCTACACCTGAGGCTATGGCTTTTATTGTCAAACATGGAACTGGGATTGTTTGTGTGAGTATGAAAGATGATGATCTCCAGAGGTTGAACCTTCCTCTGATGGTGAATCAGAAGGAGAACGAAGAGAAACTCTGCACTGCATTCACAGTCACTGTG GATGCAAAACATGGTACAACAACAGGAGTATCAGCACGTGACAGGGCAACAACGATACTGTCACTTGCATCTAGAGACTCAAAGCCTGAAGATTTCATCCGTCCAGGGCATATCTTTCCTCTCAAGTACCGAGAAGGCGGAGTTTTAAGAAGAGCTGGACACACTGAAGCATCTCTTGATCTTACTGTCTTAGCTGGACTAGAACCTGTTGGAGTACTCTGTGAgattgttgatgatgatggttcCATGGCTAGATTACCAAAGCTCCGCGAGTTCGCAGCTGAGAACAACCTCAAAATTGTTTCCATTGCAGATTTGATCAG ATATCGAAGGAAGAGAGATAAGCTAGTGGAACGTTCTTCTGCAGCTCGGATTCCGACAATGTGGGGACCTTTCACAGCTTATTGCTACAAGTCTATACTAGACGGCATAGAGCACATTGCAATGGTTAAG GGAGAGATTGGTGACGGTCAAGACATTCTAGTGAGGGTTCATTCAGAATGTCTCACTGGAGACATATTTGGATCAGCAAGGTGTGACTGCGGGAACCAGCTAGCTCTTGCGATGCAGCAGATTGAGTCTGCTGGTCGTGGTGTGTTGGTTTACTTGCGTGGACATGAAGGAAGAGGGATTGGTTTAGGACACAAGCTTAGAGCTTATAATCTGCAAGATGCTGGGAGGGATACAGTTGAAGCTAACGAGGAGCTAGGACTTCCTGTTGATTCTAGAGAGTATGGTATTGGTGCACAGGTACTGAGGGATTTGGGAGTGAGGACGATGAAGCTGATGACGAATAATCCGGCTAAGTATGTTGGTTTGAAGGGATATGGATTAGCTATTGTGGGGAGAGTGCCTCTCTTGAGTCTTATCAcaaaggagaataagagatattTGGAGACGAAGAGGGCCAAGATGGGTCACATGTATGGTTTGAAGTTCAGTGGTGATGATGTTGTAGAGAAGATTGATGATTCTGCAACCACCGAGTCATGA
- the LOC103837524 gene encoding root phototropism protein 3 isoform X1 — translation MMWESESDSGVVGGGREYGNEVLSSNKHGSVRTDGFELRGQSWFVATDISSDLLVKICDMNFHLHKYPLLSRSGKMNRLIYESPREPDPTILILDDLPGGPEAFELASKFCYGVPVDLTATNISGLRCAAEYLEMTEDLEEGNLIFKTEAFLSYVVLSSWRDSILVLKSCEKLSPWAENLQIVRRCSESIAWKACSNPKGIRWPYTGKSPSLSSSPKTTNNFASSSPKWNETKDSSLYCSPSRNNNNNQHVPPDWWFEDVSILRIDHFVRVITAIKVKGMRFELLGAAIMHYAGKWLPGVIKEGAPAPSTIVGGGDEMSVSCGSNSSGGSSGHDNWKGGLHMVLSGKPNAHQDSTTYLAGHVTSPKEQRMIVESLISIIPPQKDSVTCTFLLRLLRAASMLKVAPALTTELEKRVGMQLEQATLQDLLIKGETMYDVDLVQRLLEHFLVQEQTEGSSPSRMSPSRGMYAEAGVPRGNSISGNNSNNSQNAKMRVARLVDGYLTEVARDRNLPLTKFQVLAEALPESARTCDDGLYRAIDSYLKAHPTLSEHERKRLCRVMDCQKLSMDACMHAAQNERLPLRVVVQVLFSEQVKISNALANTSLKESTTLGEAMGTTYQPMIPNRKTLIEATPQSFQEGWAAAKKDINTLKFEIETVKTKYVELQNEMEAMQRQFEKTGKVKTSTSSSSAWSSGWKKLSKFTKMTVPESPDVVRGEQAGGVDPQPARKPRRWRNSIS, via the exons ATGATGTGGGAATCTGAGAGTGACTCCGGGGTTgtaggaggaggaagagagtaTGGTAATGAAGTTTTGAGTTCTAACAAACATGGCAGCGTCAGGACTGATGGGTTTGAGCTTAGAGGCCAATCTTG GTTTGTTGCTACAGACATCTCCAGTGATCTTCTGGTTAAAATCTGCGACATGAACTTTCACCTACACAAG TATCCTTTGCTGTCACGTAGCGGGAAGATGAATAGACTGATCTACGAGTCACCACGCGAACCTGACCCGACCATACTCATTCTCGATGACTTACCTGGAGGACCAGAAGCGTTTGAGCTAGCATCCAAATTCTGCTACGGAGTTCCCGTGGATCTCACGGCAACTAACATATCAGGTCTACGTTGCGCAGCTGAGTATCTCGAGATGACAGAAGATCTTGAAGAAGGGAATCTTATCTTCAAGACAGAAGCGTTTCTCAGCTACGTGGTCTTGTCTTCATGGAGAGACTCAATCTTGGTTCTAAAGAGCTGTGAGAAGCTCTCACCATGGGCTGAGAATCTTCAGATTGTGAGGAGGTGTAGTGAATCTATCGCTTGGAAGGCTTGTAGTAATCCTAAAGGGATTAGATGGCCTTACACAGGGAAGTCACCATCTCTATCTTCATCTCCAAAGACCACTAATAACTTCGCGAGTTCTAGTCCTAAATGGAACGAGACAAAGGATTCAAGTTTATATTGTAGCCCGAGTAGGAACAATAATAACAACCAGCATGTTCCTCCGGACTGGTGGTTTGAAGATGTTTCTATCTTGAGGATAGATCACTTCGTTCGTGTAATAACTGCAATCAAG GTGAAAGGTATGCGATTTGAACTTCTCGGAGCTGCAATAATGCACTACGCCGGCAAATGGCTTCCGGGTGTGATCAAAGAAGGAGCTCCAGCACCGTCCACCATCGTCGGAGGAGGAGACGAAATGAGCGTGAGCTGCGGAAGCAACAGCAGCGGAGGAAGCTCCGGTCACGACAACTGGAAAGGCGGTCTCCACATGGTCCTCTCCGGAAAGCCTAACGCCCATCAAGACTCCACCACTTACCTTGCTGGACACGTCACCAGCCCTAAAGAGCAGCGAATGATCGTCGAGTCCCTAATCAGTATCATCCCTCCGCAGAAAGACTCCGTCACTTGCACCTTCCTCCTCCGTCTTCTCAGAGCAGCCAGCATGCTTAAAGTAGCTCCGGCGCTGACCACGGAGCTGGAGAAGCGCGTGGGGATGCAGCTCGAGCAAGCGACTCTTCAGGATCTTCTGATCAAAGGAGAGACAATGTACGATGTTGATCTTGTTCAGAGGTTGTTGGAGCATTTTCTTGTTCAGGAGCAGACGGAAGGGTCGAGTCCGAGTAGGATGTCGCCGTCGCGGGGTATGTACGCCGAAGCAGGAGTTCCGAGAGGGAACAGCATCAGTggtaataatagtaataatagtCAGAATGCGAAGATGAGAGTGGCGAGGCTTGTGGATGGTTATCTCACTGAAGTTGCTAGAGATAGGAACTTGCCGTTGACTAAGTTTCAGGTTTTGGCTGAGGCGTTGCCGGAATCTGCGAGGACTTGCGATGATGGGCTATACAGAGCAATTGATTCATATCTCAAG GCGCATCCAACATTGTCGGAACACGAGAGAAAACGACTATGCAGAGTGATGGACTGTCAAAAGCTATCAATGGACGCGTGCATGCACGCAGCTCAGAACGAGAGGTTACCATTGCGAGTGGTGGTTCAAGTCCTCTTCTCAGAGCAAGTCAAGATCAGTAACGCCTTAGCCAACACGTCACTGAAAGAGTCAACTACGTTAGGTGAAGCCATGGGTACTACTTATCAACCAATGATCCCAAATCGTAAGACACTGATCGAAGCTACACCACAATCTTTTCAG GAAGGGTGGGCTGCGGCTAAGAAGGATATTAACACGTTGAAGTTTGAGATAGAGACGGTGAAGACGAAGTACGTTGAGCTTCAGAATGAGATGGAAGCGATGCAAAGACAGTTTGAGAAGACGGGAAAAGTGAAGACCAGTACTTCGTCTTCTTCGGCTTGGAGTAGCGGTTGGAAGAAGCTAAGTAAGTTCACTAAGATGACTGTACCGGAGAGTCCAGATGTTGTTAGAGGAGAACAAGCTGGTGGTGTTGATCCTCAACCAGCTAGGAAACCAAGACGATGGAGGAACTCAATTTCTTGA
- the LOC103837529 gene encoding uncharacterized protein C6C3.02c — MGRRSSGGRSAPRPRPAAARAPAPQHVNRAPPPAPAQATSGGGGMFSGIGSTIAQGMAFGTGSAVAHRAVDSVMGPRTIQHETVEAASASAAPVGSSMFSSSCDIHAKAFQDCISSYGSDISKCQFYMDMLSECKKNSGSTIGA; from the exons ATGGGTCGCCGTAGCTCAGGAG GAAGATCTGCACCTCGTCCTCGCCCTGCTGCTGCACGTGCCCCCGCTCCTCAACATG tAAACCGTGCACCTCCTCCAGCCCCAGCTCAGGCGACCAGTGGTGGTGGCGGCATGTTCTCAGGCATTGGTTCCACCATAGCTCAGG GTATGGCTTTTGGAACCGGAAGTGCCGTTGCACATAGGGCTGTTGATTCCGTCATGGGCCCACGTACCATTCAGCATGAAACTGTTGAGGCTGCCTCTGCATCTGCCGCTCCTGTCGGAAGCAGCATGTTCTCGAGCTCCTGTGACATTCATGCTAAGGCTTTCCAAGAT TGCATCAGCAGCTATGGAAGCGACATTAGCAAGTGTCAGTTCTACATGGACATGTTGTCTGAGTGCAAGAAGAACTCCGGTTCCACTATTGGTGCCTGA
- the LOC103837524 gene encoding root phototropism protein 3 isoform X2 — translation MMWESESDSGVVGGGREYGNEVLSSNKHGSVRTDGFELRGQSWFVATDISSDLLVKICDMNFHLHKYPLLSRSGKMNRLIYESPREPDPTILILDDLPGGPEAFELASKFCYGVPVDLTATNISGLRCAAEYLEMTEDLEEGNLIFKTEAFLSYVVLSSWRDSILVLKSCEKLSPWAENLQIVRRCSESIAWKACSNPKGIRWPYTGKSPSLSSSPKTTNNFASSSPKWNETKDSSLYCSPSRNNNNNQHVPPDWWFEDVSILRIDHFVRVITAIKVKGMRFELLGAAIMHYAGKWLPGVIKEGAPAPSTIVGGGDEMSVSCGSNSSGGSSGHDNWKGGLHMVLSGKPNAHQDSTTYLAGHVTSPKEQRMIVESLISIIPPQKDSVTCTFLLRLLRAASMLKVAPALTTELEKRVGMQLEQATLQDLLIKGETMYDVDLVQRLLEHFLVQEQTEGSSPSRMSPSRGMYAEAGVPRGNSISGNNSNNSQNAKMRVARLVDGYLTEVARDRNLPLTKFQVLAEALPESARTCDDGLYRAIDSYLKAHPTLSEHERKRLCRVMDCQKLSMDACMHAAQNERLPLRVVVQVLFSEQVKISNALANTSLKESTTLGEAMGTTYQPMIPNRKTLIEATPQSFQARRVGCG, via the exons ATGATGTGGGAATCTGAGAGTGACTCCGGGGTTgtaggaggaggaagagagtaTGGTAATGAAGTTTTGAGTTCTAACAAACATGGCAGCGTCAGGACTGATGGGTTTGAGCTTAGAGGCCAATCTTG GTTTGTTGCTACAGACATCTCCAGTGATCTTCTGGTTAAAATCTGCGACATGAACTTTCACCTACACAAG TATCCTTTGCTGTCACGTAGCGGGAAGATGAATAGACTGATCTACGAGTCACCACGCGAACCTGACCCGACCATACTCATTCTCGATGACTTACCTGGAGGACCAGAAGCGTTTGAGCTAGCATCCAAATTCTGCTACGGAGTTCCCGTGGATCTCACGGCAACTAACATATCAGGTCTACGTTGCGCAGCTGAGTATCTCGAGATGACAGAAGATCTTGAAGAAGGGAATCTTATCTTCAAGACAGAAGCGTTTCTCAGCTACGTGGTCTTGTCTTCATGGAGAGACTCAATCTTGGTTCTAAAGAGCTGTGAGAAGCTCTCACCATGGGCTGAGAATCTTCAGATTGTGAGGAGGTGTAGTGAATCTATCGCTTGGAAGGCTTGTAGTAATCCTAAAGGGATTAGATGGCCTTACACAGGGAAGTCACCATCTCTATCTTCATCTCCAAAGACCACTAATAACTTCGCGAGTTCTAGTCCTAAATGGAACGAGACAAAGGATTCAAGTTTATATTGTAGCCCGAGTAGGAACAATAATAACAACCAGCATGTTCCTCCGGACTGGTGGTTTGAAGATGTTTCTATCTTGAGGATAGATCACTTCGTTCGTGTAATAACTGCAATCAAG GTGAAAGGTATGCGATTTGAACTTCTCGGAGCTGCAATAATGCACTACGCCGGCAAATGGCTTCCGGGTGTGATCAAAGAAGGAGCTCCAGCACCGTCCACCATCGTCGGAGGAGGAGACGAAATGAGCGTGAGCTGCGGAAGCAACAGCAGCGGAGGAAGCTCCGGTCACGACAACTGGAAAGGCGGTCTCCACATGGTCCTCTCCGGAAAGCCTAACGCCCATCAAGACTCCACCACTTACCTTGCTGGACACGTCACCAGCCCTAAAGAGCAGCGAATGATCGTCGAGTCCCTAATCAGTATCATCCCTCCGCAGAAAGACTCCGTCACTTGCACCTTCCTCCTCCGTCTTCTCAGAGCAGCCAGCATGCTTAAAGTAGCTCCGGCGCTGACCACGGAGCTGGAGAAGCGCGTGGGGATGCAGCTCGAGCAAGCGACTCTTCAGGATCTTCTGATCAAAGGAGAGACAATGTACGATGTTGATCTTGTTCAGAGGTTGTTGGAGCATTTTCTTGTTCAGGAGCAGACGGAAGGGTCGAGTCCGAGTAGGATGTCGCCGTCGCGGGGTATGTACGCCGAAGCAGGAGTTCCGAGAGGGAACAGCATCAGTggtaataatagtaataatagtCAGAATGCGAAGATGAGAGTGGCGAGGCTTGTGGATGGTTATCTCACTGAAGTTGCTAGAGATAGGAACTTGCCGTTGACTAAGTTTCAGGTTTTGGCTGAGGCGTTGCCGGAATCTGCGAGGACTTGCGATGATGGGCTATACAGAGCAATTGATTCATATCTCAAG GCGCATCCAACATTGTCGGAACACGAGAGAAAACGACTATGCAGAGTGATGGACTGTCAAAAGCTATCAATGGACGCGTGCATGCACGCAGCTCAGAACGAGAGGTTACCATTGCGAGTGGTGGTTCAAGTCCTCTTCTCAGAGCAAGTCAAGATCAGTAACGCCTTAGCCAACACGTCACTGAAAGAGTCAACTACGTTAGGTGAAGCCATGGGTACTACTTATCAACCAATGATCCCAAATCGTAAGACACTGATCGAAGCTACACCACAATCTTTTCAGGCAA GAAGGGTGGGCTGCGGCTAA
- the LOC103837528 gene encoding beta-ureidopropionase, translated as MNKSISDNGETVAKGSICGYDSLDQLLSANLKPELYQEVSRILLGSNCGRPLEHIVIPASAKDLSSKHDFDLQAFSFSADKEQTRKPRVVRVGLIQNSIALPTTAPFLDQTRGIHNKLKPIIEAAGVAGVNILCLQEAWTMPFAFCTREKKWCEFAEPVDGESTKFLQELAKKYNMVIVNPILERDMDHGEVLWNTAVIIGNNGNIIGKHRKNHIPRVGDFNESTYYMEGDTGHPVFETVFGKIAVNICYGRHHPLNWLAFGLNGAEIVFNPSATVGELSEPMWPIEARNAAIANSYFVGSINRVGTEVFPNAFTSGDGKPQHNDFGHFYGSSHFSAPDASCTPSLSRYRDGLLISDMDLNLCRQYKDKWGFRMTARYEVYAELLAKYLKPDFKPQVVSDPMLHKNSS; from the exons ATGAATAAGAGCATCTCAGACAACGGAGAAACGGTTGCCAAGGGATCGATCTGTGGATATGATTCGCTGGATCAACTCTTATCCGCAAATCTGAAGCCTGAGCTCTATCAG GAGGTAAGTCGAATACTACTTGGAAGTAACTGTGGCAGACCACTTGAACATATTGTTATACCAGCTTCTGCAAAAGACCTCTCTTCAAAACATGATTTTGATCTCCAG GCTTTTAGCTTTTCAGCTGATAAAGAGCAAACGAGAAAGCCACGAGTGGTCAGAGTTGGTCTCATTCAAAACTCCATTGCTCTTCCAACTACTGCTCCATTCTTGGACCAAACAAGAGGAATACACAACAAGTTGAAGCCGATCATCGAAGCAGCAGGTGTTGCTGGTGTTAACATACTCTGCTTACAG GAAGCTTGGACTATGCCGTTTGCGTTCTGCACAAGGGAGAAGAAATGGTGTGAGTTTGCAGAGCCTGTCGATGGCGAATCGACAAAGTTTCTTCAAGAACTAGCCAAGAAGTATAACATGGTGATTGTGAATCCTATCCTCGAAAGAGATATGGATCACGGTGAAGTACTTTGGAACACTGCTGTGATTATAGGGAACAATGGAAACATCATTGGCAAACATAGGAAG AACCACATACCGAGGGTGGGAGATTTTAACGAGAGCACGTATTACATGGAAGGAGACACtggacatcctgtgtttgaGACGGTGTTTGGGAAAATTGCAGTTAACATATGTTATGGAAGACACCATCCTCTAAACTGGTTAGCTTTTGGTCTTAATGGTGCTGAGATTGTCTTCAACCCTTCAGCTACTGTTGGTGAACTCAGTGAACCAATGTGGCCTATTGAG GCAAGGAATGCTGCAATAGCAAACAGTTACTTTGTGGGGTCCATCAACCGAGTTGGAACCGAAGTGTTCCCCAATGCTTTCACCTCAGGGGATGGGAAACCGCAACACAATGACTTTGGTCATTTCTATGGATCAAGCCATTTCTCTGCACCGGATGCTTCTTGCACACCGTCTTTGTCACGGTACAGAGACGGGTTATTGATCTCGGACATGGATCTCAATCTGTGTCGGCAGTACAAAGACAAATGGGGGTTTAGAATGACTGCGAGATATGAAGTCTATGCAGAACTTTTGGCTAAGTACTTAAAGCCAGACTTCAAGCCTCAAGTTGTCTCTGACCCAATGCTCCACAAGAATTCTTCATAA
- the LOC103837527 gene encoding peptidyl-prolyl cis-trans isomerase FKBP12 — MGVEKQVIRPGTGPKPTPGQTVTVHCTGFGKGGDLSQQFWSTKDAGQEPFSFQIGKGDVIKGWDEGVMGMQIGEVARLRCSPDYAYGAGGFPAWGIQPNSVLDFEIEVLSVK, encoded by the exons ATGGGAGTGGAGAAGCAAGTCATCAGACCCGGCACCGGACCCAAACCCACTCCGGGTCAAACAGTCACCGTCCACTGTACCGGATTCG gGAAAGGTGGTGATCTATCCCAGCAGTTCTGGAG TACAAAGGACGCTGGGCAAGAACCTTTCTCCTTCCAAATCGGTAAAGGTGATGTCATCAAAG GATGGGATGAAGGCGTTATGGGAATGCAAATTGGAGAGGTTGCTCGCTTGCGG TGCTCACCGGATTACGCATATGGTGCTGGTGGGTTTCCAGCATGGGGAATCCAACCTAACTCGGTTCTTGACTTTGAAATCGAAGTACTCAGCGtgaagtga
- the LOC103837521 gene encoding dicarboxylate transporter 2.1, chloroplastic translates to MESFALHSLSTTAASFSHHPSRLSLLRRISSRSPPPTISLPSLRSHSVQPLTFPLLKPIPRLSARIAAAPRDNIPPPPPSQPSEPPSSQPPQGAKLLPLILSLSVGLILRFAVPLPEGLTPQGWQLLSIFLSTIAGLVLSPLPVGAWAFMGLTASIVTKTLSFSAAFSAFTSEVIWLIVISFFFARGFVKTGLGDRIATYFVKWLGKSTLGLSYGLTISEALIAPAMPSTTARAGGIFLPIIKSLSLSAGSKPGDSSSRKLGSYLIQNQFQCAGNSSALFLTAAAQNLLCLKLAEELGVVIANPWVSWFKAASLPAIISLLCTPLILYKLYPPETKDTPEAPGIAALKLKQMGPVTKNEWIMVGTMLLAVTLWICGESLGIPSVVAAMIGLSILLLLGVLNWDDCLSEKSAWDTLAWFAVLVGMAGQLTNLGVVTWMSDCVAKVLQSLSLSWPAAFGLLQAAYFFIHYLFASQTGHVGALFSAFLAMNIAAGVPGVLAALALAYNTNLFGALTHYSSGQAAVYYGAGYVDLPDVFKIGFVMATINAIIWGVVGTFWWKFLGLY, encoded by the exons ATGGAGAGCTTCGCACTTCACTCTCTCTCCACCACCGCCGCTTCATTCTCCCACCATCCCTCACGCCTCTCTCTCCTCCGCCGCATCTCATCGAGATCTCCGCCACCAACCatctctctcccttctctccgaTCTCACTCCGTTCAGCCTCTCACCTTCCCTCTCCTCAAACCAATCCCTCGTCTCTCCGCACGGATCGCCGCCGCACCACGCGACAAcatccctcctcctcctccttctcaaCCTTCCGAACCACCGTCCTCTCAACCGCCGCAAGGAGCGAAGCTCCTCCCCCTGATCCTCTCCCTCTCCGTCGGTCTAATCCTCCGATTCGCCGTCCCTCTACCGGAAGGTCTCACCCCGCAAGGCTGGCAGCTTCTCTCCATCTTCCTCTCCACAATCGCGGGCCTCGTACTCAGCCCACTTCCCGTCGGAGCTTGGGCCTTCATGGGCCTCACCGCTTCGATCGTCACCAAAACGCTTTCCTTCTCCGCAGCGTTCTCCGCGTTCACGAGCGAGGTCATCTGGCTGATCgtcatctccttcttcttcgcTCGCGGGTTCGTTAAGACAGGTCTCGGTGATAGGATCGCTACTTACTTCGTGAAGTGGCTTGGGAAGAGCACGTTAGGTTTGTCTTATGGGTTGACGATTAGTGAAGCTTTGATTGCTCCTGCGATGCCGAGTACGACGGCTAGAGCCGGTGGCATTTTCTTGCCGATCATCAAGTCGCTTTCGTTGTCGGCGGGGAGTAAACCGGGAGATTCTTCTTCGAGGAAGTTAGGTTCTTACTTGATCCAAAACCAGTTTCAG TGTGCTGGAAACTCTAGTGCTCTGTTCTTGACAGCCGCAGCTCAAAATTTACTGTGTCTCAAGCTAGCTGAGGAGCTTGGAGTAGTAATAGCAAACCCATGGGTTTCTTGGTTCAAGGCAGCTAGTCTACCGGCAATCATATCGCTTCTTTGTACACCACTAATCCTCTATAAGCTCTACCCTCCAGAAACCAAAGACACACCGGAAGCTCCAGGTATTGCTGCTTTGAAACTCAAGCAGATGGGTCCCGTCACTAAAAACGAATGGATCATGGTCGGAACAATGCTTCTTGCTGTCACTCTTTGGATCTGCGG AGAGAGTCTTGGGATACCAAGTGTTGTAGCTGCGATGATCGGTCTCTCTATACTACTTCTCCTTGGTGTTCTTAACTGGGACGATTGTTTAAGCGAAAAATCAGCGTGGGACACATTAGCTTGGTTTGCGGTCTTGGTGGGGATGGCAGGACAGCTCACGAACCTCGGTGTTGTTACATGGATGTCTGATTGTGTAGCCAAAGTGTTACAGTCCCTCTCCTTGAGCTGGCCTGCTGCGTTTGGTCTTCTCCAAGCAGCGTACTTCTTCATTCACTATCTTTTCGCAAGTCAAACGGGTCACGTTGGAGCTCTCTTCTCAGCTTTCTTAGCTATGAATATAGCAGCAGGTGTTCCAGGGGTATTAGCTGCACTTGCTTTGGCGTATAACACCAATCTTTTTGGTGCTTTGACTCATTACAGTAGTGGTCAAGCCGCTGTCTACTATGGAG CTGGTTATGTTGATCTACCTGATGTATTCAAGATTGGATTTGTGATGGCTACGATTAATGCTATCATCTGGGGAGTAGTTGGAACTTTCTGGTGGAAGTTTTTGGGTCTCTATTAA